The Bos taurus isolate L1 Dominette 01449 registration number 42190680 breed Hereford chromosome 18, ARS-UCD2.0, whole genome shotgun sequence genome has a window encoding:
- the EPN1 gene encoding epsin-1 isoform X3 — translation MSTSSLRRQVKNIVHNYSEAEIKVREATSNDPWGPSSSLMSEIADLTYNVVAFSEIMSMIWKRLNDHGKNWRHVYKAMTLMEYLIKTGSERVSQQCKENMYAVQTLKDFQYVDRDGKDQGVNVREKARQLVALLRDEDRLREERAHALKTKEKLAQTATASSAAVGSGPPPEAEQAWPQSSGEEELQLQLALAMSKEEADQEERIRRGDDLRLQMAIEESKRETAGQEESSLMDLADVFTAPAAAPATDPWGAPVSMAAALPTAAPASDPWGGPPVPQAADPWGGPAPTPASGDPWRPAAPAGPPADPWGGTQAPAAGEGPAPDPWGGSDGGAPVSGPPASDPWAPAPAFSDPWGGSPAKPSTNGTAVVGGFDTEADEFSDFDRLRTALPASGSSTGELELLAGEVPARSPGAFDMSGVGGSLAEAVGSPPPAAAPTPTPPTRKTPESFLGPNAALVDLDSLVSRPGPAMPGAKASNPFLPSGAPATGPSITNPFQPAPPATLTLNQLRISPVPPVAGAPSTYISPLGGGPGLPPMMPPGPPAPNTNPFLL, via the exons atGTCGACCTCCTCGCTGCGGCGCCAGGTGAAGAACATCGTCCACAACTACTCGGAGGCCGAGATCAAGGTGCGTGAGGCCACGAGCAACGACCCCTGGGGCCCGTCCAGCTCGCTCATGTCCGAGATCGCTGACCTCACCTACAATGTGGTCGCCTTCTCCGAGATCATGAGCATGATCTGGAAGCGGCTCAACGACCATGGCAAGAACTGGCGGCACGTCTACAAG GCCATGACACTGATGGAGTACCTCATCAAGACGGGCTCGGAGCGCGTGTCACAGCAGTGCAAGGAGAACATGTACGCTGTGCAGACGCTGAAGGACTTCCAGTACGTGGACCGCGATGGCAAGGACCAGGGTGTGAATGTGCGTGAGAAGGCCAGGCAGCTGGTGGCCCTGCTGCGTGACGAGGACCGGCTGCGGGAGGAGCGTGCTCATGCACTCAAAACCAAGGAGAAGCTGGCGCAGACTGCCACAG CTTCCTCCGCAGCCGTGGGCTCCGGGCCCCCGCCCGAGGCGGAGCAGGCCTGGCCACAGAGCAGCGGGGAGGAGGAGCTGCAGCTGCAGCTGGCGCTGGCCATGAGCAAGGAGGAGGCCGACCAG GAGGAGCGGATCCGCCGTGGGGACGACCTGCGCCTGCAGATGGCCATAGAGGAGAGCAAGAGGGAGACGGCAGGCCAGGAGGAG TCATCCCTCATGGATCTTGCTGACGTCTTCACGGCCCCGGCTGCTGCTCCTGCCACTGATCCCTGGGGGGCCCCTGTGTCCATGGCTGCTGCCCTCCCCACAGCTGCCCCCGCCTCGGACCCTTGGGGGGGACCTCCTGTCCCTCAGGCTGCTGATCCTTGGGGGGGTCCAGCCCCTACCCCGGCCTCTGGGGACCCCTGGAGGCCTGCTGCCCCTGCAGGGCCCCCAGCTGACCCTTGGGGGGGGACCCAGGCCCCTGCGGCTGGAGAAGGACCAGCACCCGACCCGTGGGGGGGCTCTGATG GTGGGGCCCCAGTTAGCGGACCCCCGGCCTCTGACCCCTGGGCCCCAGCTCCGGCCTTCTCAGACCCCTGGGGGGGGTCCCCTGCCAAGCCCAGCACCAATGGCACTGCAG TGGTTGGGGGCTTTGACACGGAGGCCGACGAGTTCTCTGACTTCGACCGCCTGCGCACGGCCCTGCCGGCCTCTGGGAGCAGCACAG GGGAGCTGGAGCTGCTTGCCGGAGAGGTGCCCGCCCGCAGCCCTGGCGCCTTCGACATGAGCGGGGTCGGGGGCTCTCTGGCTGAAGCTGTGGGGAGCCCCCCGCCCGCGGCCGCTCCGACCCCCACGCCGCCCACGCGCAAGACGCCAGAGTCTTTTCTGGGCCCCAACGCGGCTCTGGTGGACCTGGACTCGCTGGTGAGCCGGCCGGGCCCCGCGATGCCCGGGGCCAAGGCCTCCAATCCTTTCTTGCCAAGCG GAGCCCCGGCCACCGGCccctccatcaccaacccctTCCAGCCTGCGCCCCCCGCGACGCTCACCCTGAACCAGCTCCGGATCAGCCCCGTGCCCCCAGTCGCGGGAGCGCCGTCCACGTACATCTCTCCCCTCGGCGGGGGCCCTGGCCTGCCCCCTATGATGCCTCCGGGACCCCCGGCCCCCAACACTAACCCCTTCCTCCTATAA
- the EPN1 gene encoding epsin-1 (The RefSeq protein has 2 substitutions compared to this genomic sequence), with protein sequence MSTSSLRRQVKNIVHNYSEAEIKVREATSNDPWGPTSSLMSEIADLTNNVVAFSEIMSMIWKRLNDHGKNWRHVYKAMTLMEYLIKTGSERVSQQCKENMYAVQTLKDFQYVDRDGKDQGVNVREKARQLVALLRDEDRLREERAHALKTKEKLAQTATASSAAVGSGPPPEAEQAWPQSSGEEELQLQLALAMSKEEADQPPSCGPEDDAQLQLALSLSREEHDKEERIRRGDDLRLQMAIEESKRETAGQEESSLMDLADVFTAPAAAPATDPWGAPVSMAAALPTAAPASDPWGGPPVPQAADPWGGPAPTPASGDPWRPAAPAGPPADPWGGTQAPAAGEGPAPDPWGGSDGGAPVSGPPASDPWAPAPAFSDPWGGSPAKPSTNGTAVVGGFDTEADEFSDFDRLRTALPASGSSTGELELLAGEVPARSPGAFDMSGVGGSLAEAVGSPPPAAAPTPTPPTRKTPESFLGPNAALVDLDSLVSRPGPAMPGAKASNPFLPSGAPATGPSITNPFQPAPPATLTLNQLRISPVPPVAGAPSTYISPLGGGPGLPPMMPPGPPAPNTNPFLL encoded by the exons atGTCGACCTCCTCGCTGCGGCGCCAGGTGAAGAACATCGTCCACAACTACTCGGAGGCCGAGATCAAGGTGCGTGAGGCCACGAGCAACGACCCCTGGGGCCCGTCCAGCTCGCTCATGTCCGAGATCGCTGACCTCACCTACAATGTGGTCGCCTTCTCCGAGATCATGAGCATGATCTGGAAGCGGCTCAACGACCATGGCAAGAACTGGCGGCACGTCTACAAG GCCATGACACTGATGGAGTACCTCATCAAGACGGGCTCGGAGCGCGTGTCACAGCAGTGCAAGGAGAACATGTACGCTGTGCAGACGCTGAAGGACTTCCAGTACGTGGACCGCGATGGCAAGGACCAGGGTGTGAATGTGCGTGAGAAGGCCAGGCAGCTGGTGGCCCTGCTGCGTGACGAGGACCGGCTGCGGGAGGAGCGTGCTCATGCACTCAAAACCAAGGAGAAGCTGGCGCAGACTGCCACAG CTTCCTCCGCAGCCGTGGGCTCCGGGCCCCCGCCCGAGGCGGAGCAGGCCTGGCCACAGAGCAGCGGGGAGGAGGAGCTGCAGCTGCAGCTGGCGCTGGCCATGAGCAAGGAGGAGGCCGACCAG cccccgTCCTGCGGCCCCGAGGATGACGCCCAGCTCCAGCTGGCCCTTAGTTTGAGCCGCGAGGAGCACGATAAG GAGGAGCGGATCCGCCGTGGGGACGACCTGCGCCTGCAGATGGCCATAGAGGAGAGCAAGAGGGAGACGGCAGGCCAGGAGGAG TCATCCCTCATGGATCTTGCTGACGTCTTCACGGCCCCGGCTGCTGCTCCTGCCACTGATCCCTGGGGGGCCCCTGTGTCCATGGCTGCTGCCCTCCCCACAGCTGCCCCCGCCTCGGACCCTTGGGGGGGACCTCCTGTCCCTCAGGCTGCTGATCCTTGGGGGGGTCCAGCCCCTACCCCGGCCTCTGGGGACCCCTGGAGGCCTGCTGCCCCTGCAGGGCCCCCAGCTGACCCTTGGGGGGGGACCCAGGCCCCTGCGGCTGGAGAAGGACCAGCACCCGACCCGTGGGGGGGCTCTGATG GTGGGGCCCCAGTTAGCGGACCCCCGGCCTCTGACCCCTGGGCCCCAGCTCCGGCCTTCTCAGACCCCTGGGGGGGGTCCCCTGCCAAGCCCAGCACCAATGGCACTGCAG TGGTTGGGGGCTTTGACACGGAGGCCGACGAGTTCTCTGACTTCGACCGCCTGCGCACGGCCCTGCCGGCCTCTGGGAGCAGCACAG GGGAGCTGGAGCTGCTTGCCGGAGAGGTGCCCGCCCGCAGCCCTGGCGCCTTCGACATGAGCGGGGTCGGGGGCTCTCTGGCTGAAGCTGTGGGGAGCCCCCCGCCCGCGGCCGCTCCGACCCCCACGCCGCCCACGCGCAAGACGCCAGAGTCTTTTCTGGGCCCCAACGCGGCTCTGGTGGACCTGGACTCGCTGGTGAGCCGGCCGGGCCCCGCGATGCCCGGGGCCAAGGCCTCCAATCCTTTCTTGCCAAGCG GAGCCCCGGCCACCGGCccctccatcaccaacccctTCCAGCCTGCGCCCCCCGCGACGCTCACCCTGAACCAGCTCCGGATCAGCCCCGTGCCCCCAGTCGCGGGAGCGCCGTCCACGTACATCTCTCCCCTCGGCGGGGGCCCTGGCCTGCCCCCTATGATGCCTCCGGGACCCCCGGCCCCCAACACTAACCCCTTCCTCCTATAA
- the EPN1 gene encoding epsin-1 isoform X1: MSTSSLRRQVKNIVHNYSEAEIKVREATSNDPWGPSSSLMSEIADLTYNVVAFSEIMSMIWKRLNDHGKNWRHVYKAMTLMEYLIKTGSERVSQQCKENMYAVQTLKDFQYVDRDGKDQGVNVREKARQLVALLRDEDRLREERAHALKTKEKLAQTATASSAAVGSGPPPEAEQAWPQSSGEEELQLQLALAMSKEEADQVPPPSCGPEDDAQLQLALSLSREEHDKEERIRRGDDLRLQMAIEESKRETAGQEESSLMDLADVFTAPAAAPATDPWGAPVSMAAALPTAAPASDPWGGPPVPQAADPWGGPAPTPASGDPWRPAAPAGPPADPWGGTQAPAAGEGPAPDPWGGSDGGAPVSGPPASDPWAPAPAFSDPWGGSPAKPSTNGTAVVGGFDTEADEFSDFDRLRTALPASGSSTGELELLAGEVPARSPGAFDMSGVGGSLAEAVGSPPPAAAPTPTPPTRKTPESFLGPNAALVDLDSLVSRPGPAMPGAKASNPFLPSGAPATGPSITNPFQPAPPATLTLNQLRISPVPPVAGAPSTYISPLGGGPGLPPMMPPGPPAPNTNPFLL, translated from the exons atGTCGACCTCCTCGCTGCGGCGCCAGGTGAAGAACATCGTCCACAACTACTCGGAGGCCGAGATCAAGGTGCGTGAGGCCACGAGCAACGACCCCTGGGGCCCGTCCAGCTCGCTCATGTCCGAGATCGCTGACCTCACCTACAATGTGGTCGCCTTCTCCGAGATCATGAGCATGATCTGGAAGCGGCTCAACGACCATGGCAAGAACTGGCGGCACGTCTACAAG GCCATGACACTGATGGAGTACCTCATCAAGACGGGCTCGGAGCGCGTGTCACAGCAGTGCAAGGAGAACATGTACGCTGTGCAGACGCTGAAGGACTTCCAGTACGTGGACCGCGATGGCAAGGACCAGGGTGTGAATGTGCGTGAGAAGGCCAGGCAGCTGGTGGCCCTGCTGCGTGACGAGGACCGGCTGCGGGAGGAGCGTGCTCATGCACTCAAAACCAAGGAGAAGCTGGCGCAGACTGCCACAG CTTCCTCCGCAGCCGTGGGCTCCGGGCCCCCGCCCGAGGCGGAGCAGGCCTGGCCACAGAGCAGCGGGGAGGAGGAGCTGCAGCTGCAGCTGGCGCTGGCCATGAGCAAGGAGGAGGCCGACCAGGTACCG cccccgTCCTGCGGCCCCGAGGATGACGCCCAGCTCCAGCTGGCCCTTAGTTTGAGCCGCGAGGAGCACGATAAG GAGGAGCGGATCCGCCGTGGGGACGACCTGCGCCTGCAGATGGCCATAGAGGAGAGCAAGAGGGAGACGGCAGGCCAGGAGGAG TCATCCCTCATGGATCTTGCTGACGTCTTCACGGCCCCGGCTGCTGCTCCTGCCACTGATCCCTGGGGGGCCCCTGTGTCCATGGCTGCTGCCCTCCCCACAGCTGCCCCCGCCTCGGACCCTTGGGGGGGACCTCCTGTCCCTCAGGCTGCTGATCCTTGGGGGGGTCCAGCCCCTACCCCGGCCTCTGGGGACCCCTGGAGGCCTGCTGCCCCTGCAGGGCCCCCAGCTGACCCTTGGGGGGGGACCCAGGCCCCTGCGGCTGGAGAAGGACCAGCACCCGACCCGTGGGGGGGCTCTGATG GTGGGGCCCCAGTTAGCGGACCCCCGGCCTCTGACCCCTGGGCCCCAGCTCCGGCCTTCTCAGACCCCTGGGGGGGGTCCCCTGCCAAGCCCAGCACCAATGGCACTGCAG TGGTTGGGGGCTTTGACACGGAGGCCGACGAGTTCTCTGACTTCGACCGCCTGCGCACGGCCCTGCCGGCCTCTGGGAGCAGCACAG GGGAGCTGGAGCTGCTTGCCGGAGAGGTGCCCGCCCGCAGCCCTGGCGCCTTCGACATGAGCGGGGTCGGGGGCTCTCTGGCTGAAGCTGTGGGGAGCCCCCCGCCCGCGGCCGCTCCGACCCCCACGCCGCCCACGCGCAAGACGCCAGAGTCTTTTCTGGGCCCCAACGCGGCTCTGGTGGACCTGGACTCGCTGGTGAGCCGGCCGGGCCCCGCGATGCCCGGGGCCAAGGCCTCCAATCCTTTCTTGCCAAGCG GAGCCCCGGCCACCGGCccctccatcaccaacccctTCCAGCCTGCGCCCCCCGCGACGCTCACCCTGAACCAGCTCCGGATCAGCCCCGTGCCCCCAGTCGCGGGAGCGCCGTCCACGTACATCTCTCCCCTCGGCGGGGGCCCTGGCCTGCCCCCTATGATGCCTCCGGGACCCCCGGCCCCCAACACTAACCCCTTCCTCCTATAA
- the EPN1 gene encoding epsin-1 isoform X4, producing the protein MTLMEYLIKTGSERVSQQCKENMYAVQTLKDFQYVDRDGKDQGVNVREKARQLVALLRDEDRLREERAHALKTKEKLAQTATASSAAVGSGPPPEAEQAWPQSSGEEELQLQLALAMSKEEADQVPPPSCGPEDDAQLQLALSLSREEHDKEERIRRGDDLRLQMAIEESKRETAGQEESSLMDLADVFTAPAAAPATDPWGAPVSMAAALPTAAPASDPWGGPPVPQAADPWGGPAPTPASGDPWRPAAPAGPPADPWGGTQAPAAGEGPAPDPWGGSDGGAPVSGPPASDPWAPAPAFSDPWGGSPAKPSTNGTAVVGGFDTEADEFSDFDRLRTALPASGSSTGELELLAGEVPARSPGAFDMSGVGGSLAEAVGSPPPAAAPTPTPPTRKTPESFLGPNAALVDLDSLVSRPGPAMPGAKASNPFLPSGAPATGPSITNPFQPAPPATLTLNQLRISPVPPVAGAPSTYISPLGGGPGLPPMMPPGPPAPNTNPFLL; encoded by the exons ATGACACTGATGGAGTACCTCATCAAGACGGGCTCGGAGCGCGTGTCACAGCAGTGCAAGGAGAACATGTACGCTGTGCAGACGCTGAAGGACTTCCAGTACGTGGACCGCGATGGCAAGGACCAGGGTGTGAATGTGCGTGAGAAGGCCAGGCAGCTGGTGGCCCTGCTGCGTGACGAGGACCGGCTGCGGGAGGAGCGTGCTCATGCACTCAAAACCAAGGAGAAGCTGGCGCAGACTGCCACAG CTTCCTCCGCAGCCGTGGGCTCCGGGCCCCCGCCCGAGGCGGAGCAGGCCTGGCCACAGAGCAGCGGGGAGGAGGAGCTGCAGCTGCAGCTGGCGCTGGCCATGAGCAAGGAGGAGGCCGACCAGGTACCG cccccgTCCTGCGGCCCCGAGGATGACGCCCAGCTCCAGCTGGCCCTTAGTTTGAGCCGCGAGGAGCACGATAAG GAGGAGCGGATCCGCCGTGGGGACGACCTGCGCCTGCAGATGGCCATAGAGGAGAGCAAGAGGGAGACGGCAGGCCAGGAGGAG TCATCCCTCATGGATCTTGCTGACGTCTTCACGGCCCCGGCTGCTGCTCCTGCCACTGATCCCTGGGGGGCCCCTGTGTCCATGGCTGCTGCCCTCCCCACAGCTGCCCCCGCCTCGGACCCTTGGGGGGGACCTCCTGTCCCTCAGGCTGCTGATCCTTGGGGGGGTCCAGCCCCTACCCCGGCCTCTGGGGACCCCTGGAGGCCTGCTGCCCCTGCAGGGCCCCCAGCTGACCCTTGGGGGGGGACCCAGGCCCCTGCGGCTGGAGAAGGACCAGCACCCGACCCGTGGGGGGGCTCTGATG GTGGGGCCCCAGTTAGCGGACCCCCGGCCTCTGACCCCTGGGCCCCAGCTCCGGCCTTCTCAGACCCCTGGGGGGGGTCCCCTGCCAAGCCCAGCACCAATGGCACTGCAG TGGTTGGGGGCTTTGACACGGAGGCCGACGAGTTCTCTGACTTCGACCGCCTGCGCACGGCCCTGCCGGCCTCTGGGAGCAGCACAG GGGAGCTGGAGCTGCTTGCCGGAGAGGTGCCCGCCCGCAGCCCTGGCGCCTTCGACATGAGCGGGGTCGGGGGCTCTCTGGCTGAAGCTGTGGGGAGCCCCCCGCCCGCGGCCGCTCCGACCCCCACGCCGCCCACGCGCAAGACGCCAGAGTCTTTTCTGGGCCCCAACGCGGCTCTGGTGGACCTGGACTCGCTGGTGAGCCGGCCGGGCCCCGCGATGCCCGGGGCCAAGGCCTCCAATCCTTTCTTGCCAAGCG GAGCCCCGGCCACCGGCccctccatcaccaacccctTCCAGCCTGCGCCCCCCGCGACGCTCACCCTGAACCAGCTCCGGATCAGCCCCGTGCCCCCAGTCGCGGGAGCGCCGTCCACGTACATCTCTCCCCTCGGCGGGGGCCCTGGCCTGCCCCCTATGATGCCTCCGGGACCCCCGGCCCCCAACACTAACCCCTTCCTCCTATAA
- the EPN1 gene encoding epsin-1 isoform X2 gives MSTSSLRRQVKNIVHNYSEAEIKVREATSNDPWGPSSSLMSEIADLTYNVVAFSEIMSMIWKRLNDHGKNWRHVYKAMTLMEYLIKTGSERVSQQCKENMYAVQTLKDFQYVDRDGKDQGVNVREKARQLVALLRDEDRLREERAHALKTKEKLAQTATASSAAVGSGPPPEAEQAWPQSSGEEELQLQLALAMSKEEADQPPSCGPEDDAQLQLALSLSREEHDKEERIRRGDDLRLQMAIEESKRETAGQEESSLMDLADVFTAPAAAPATDPWGAPVSMAAALPTAAPASDPWGGPPVPQAADPWGGPAPTPASGDPWRPAAPAGPPADPWGGTQAPAAGEGPAPDPWGGSDGGAPVSGPPASDPWAPAPAFSDPWGGSPAKPSTNGTAVVGGFDTEADEFSDFDRLRTALPASGSSTGELELLAGEVPARSPGAFDMSGVGGSLAEAVGSPPPAAAPTPTPPTRKTPESFLGPNAALVDLDSLVSRPGPAMPGAKASNPFLPSGAPATGPSITNPFQPAPPATLTLNQLRISPVPPVAGAPSTYISPLGGGPGLPPMMPPGPPAPNTNPFLL, from the exons atGTCGACCTCCTCGCTGCGGCGCCAGGTGAAGAACATCGTCCACAACTACTCGGAGGCCGAGATCAAGGTGCGTGAGGCCACGAGCAACGACCCCTGGGGCCCGTCCAGCTCGCTCATGTCCGAGATCGCTGACCTCACCTACAATGTGGTCGCCTTCTCCGAGATCATGAGCATGATCTGGAAGCGGCTCAACGACCATGGCAAGAACTGGCGGCACGTCTACAAG GCCATGACACTGATGGAGTACCTCATCAAGACGGGCTCGGAGCGCGTGTCACAGCAGTGCAAGGAGAACATGTACGCTGTGCAGACGCTGAAGGACTTCCAGTACGTGGACCGCGATGGCAAGGACCAGGGTGTGAATGTGCGTGAGAAGGCCAGGCAGCTGGTGGCCCTGCTGCGTGACGAGGACCGGCTGCGGGAGGAGCGTGCTCATGCACTCAAAACCAAGGAGAAGCTGGCGCAGACTGCCACAG CTTCCTCCGCAGCCGTGGGCTCCGGGCCCCCGCCCGAGGCGGAGCAGGCCTGGCCACAGAGCAGCGGGGAGGAGGAGCTGCAGCTGCAGCTGGCGCTGGCCATGAGCAAGGAGGAGGCCGACCAG cccccgTCCTGCGGCCCCGAGGATGACGCCCAGCTCCAGCTGGCCCTTAGTTTGAGCCGCGAGGAGCACGATAAG GAGGAGCGGATCCGCCGTGGGGACGACCTGCGCCTGCAGATGGCCATAGAGGAGAGCAAGAGGGAGACGGCAGGCCAGGAGGAG TCATCCCTCATGGATCTTGCTGACGTCTTCACGGCCCCGGCTGCTGCTCCTGCCACTGATCCCTGGGGGGCCCCTGTGTCCATGGCTGCTGCCCTCCCCACAGCTGCCCCCGCCTCGGACCCTTGGGGGGGACCTCCTGTCCCTCAGGCTGCTGATCCTTGGGGGGGTCCAGCCCCTACCCCGGCCTCTGGGGACCCCTGGAGGCCTGCTGCCCCTGCAGGGCCCCCAGCTGACCCTTGGGGGGGGACCCAGGCCCCTGCGGCTGGAGAAGGACCAGCACCCGACCCGTGGGGGGGCTCTGATG GTGGGGCCCCAGTTAGCGGACCCCCGGCCTCTGACCCCTGGGCCCCAGCTCCGGCCTTCTCAGACCCCTGGGGGGGGTCCCCTGCCAAGCCCAGCACCAATGGCACTGCAG TGGTTGGGGGCTTTGACACGGAGGCCGACGAGTTCTCTGACTTCGACCGCCTGCGCACGGCCCTGCCGGCCTCTGGGAGCAGCACAG GGGAGCTGGAGCTGCTTGCCGGAGAGGTGCCCGCCCGCAGCCCTGGCGCCTTCGACATGAGCGGGGTCGGGGGCTCTCTGGCTGAAGCTGTGGGGAGCCCCCCGCCCGCGGCCGCTCCGACCCCCACGCCGCCCACGCGCAAGACGCCAGAGTCTTTTCTGGGCCCCAACGCGGCTCTGGTGGACCTGGACTCGCTGGTGAGCCGGCCGGGCCCCGCGATGCCCGGGGCCAAGGCCTCCAATCCTTTCTTGCCAAGCG GAGCCCCGGCCACCGGCccctccatcaccaacccctTCCAGCCTGCGCCCCCCGCGACGCTCACCCTGAACCAGCTCCGGATCAGCCCCGTGCCCCCAGTCGCGGGAGCGCCGTCCACGTACATCTCTCCCCTCGGCGGGGGCCCTGGCCTGCCCCCTATGATGCCTCCGGGACCCCCGGCCCCCAACACTAACCCCTTCCTCCTATAA